From Bacillus sp. FSL K6-3431, the proteins below share one genomic window:
- a CDS encoding ABC transporter substrate-binding protein codes for MKKLLYVLLASLLLLAACSSGSEKEGSESKDDNELTVWAWDPNFNIAALKLAEEAYGNDDVKLKIIENAQDDIVQKLNTSLSSGTTKGLPNIVLIEDYRAQSFLQAFPDSFYELTDHFNNEDFAEYKLAPTSMDGKNYGLPFDTGVTGLFVRTDYLEEAGYTVEDLQGIDWNEYIEIGKVVKEKTGKHMISIDPNDLGEIRSMTQTAGTWYTKEDGVTPNIEGNEALKSAFEIYKKMIDADIVKPHSDWNQYLANFNGGEVASVVTGNWITPSIKAEESQAGKWAVVPIPRLPIESSINASNLGGSSWYVLNVPGKEKAAEFLGKTFGENEELYEKLITEVGALGTYTPVSDSAAYNEKDPFFSDQALSGDFAKWMEDIIGINYGMHTYAINDILVVEMQNYLSGKDIDDVLKDAQKQAESQIK; via the coding sequence TTGAAAAAATTACTATATGTATTGTTAGCTAGTCTATTATTGCTAGCTGCGTGCTCCTCAGGCTCTGAGAAAGAAGGATCTGAAAGCAAAGATGATAATGAACTCACTGTATGGGCATGGGATCCAAACTTTAATATTGCAGCGTTAAAGCTTGCTGAAGAGGCATATGGCAATGATGATGTAAAACTAAAAATTATCGAAAATGCACAAGACGATATCGTTCAAAAGCTAAACACAAGTCTTAGTTCTGGTACAACAAAAGGCTTACCAAACATAGTATTGATCGAGGATTATCGTGCACAAAGCTTTTTACAAGCATTTCCGGATTCTTTTTATGAGCTAACAGATCACTTTAATAATGAGGATTTTGCTGAATATAAGCTTGCACCGACTAGTATGGATGGTAAAAACTATGGATTACCTTTTGATACAGGTGTAACTGGATTGTTCGTTCGAACTGATTATTTGGAAGAAGCGGGGTACACGGTTGAGGATTTGCAAGGAATCGATTGGAATGAATATATCGAAATTGGTAAGGTAGTCAAGGAAAAGACAGGAAAGCATATGATTTCAATTGATCCTAATGACTTAGGTGAAATACGATCAATGACTCAAACTGCCGGAACTTGGTATACAAAAGAAGATGGAGTAACTCCAAATATTGAAGGTAACGAAGCTCTGAAATCAGCTTTTGAAATATACAAAAAGATGATTGATGCAGATATTGTTAAGCCACACTCTGATTGGAACCAATATCTTGCTAATTTTAACGGTGGAGAAGTTGCATCAGTTGTTACAGGAAACTGGATCACTCCTTCTATTAAAGCAGAAGAATCTCAAGCGGGTAAATGGGCGGTTGTACCAATACCACGATTGCCAATAGAGAGTTCAATAAATGCCTCTAACTTAGGAGGAAGCTCATGGTATGTTTTAAATGTTCCAGGCAAGGAAAAAGCTGCAGAGTTCCTTGGAAAAACATTTGGGGAAAATGAAGAGCTTTATGAGAAGTTAATAACAGAAGTTGGTGCTCTTGGTACTTATACTCCAGTCTCTGATAGTGCAGCGTACAATGAGAAAGATCCATTCTTTAGCGACCAAGCTCTTTCAGGCGATTTTGCCAAGTGGATGGAGGACATTATCGGTATTAATTACGGCATGCATACGTATGCGATTAATGACATCTTAGTCGTAGAAATGCAGAATTATTTATCTGGAAAAGATATTGACGATGTATTGAAAGATGCCCAAAAACAAGCAGAATCGCAGATTAAATAA
- a CDS encoding carbohydrate ABC transporter permease — protein sequence MKNNAIGWSFIIVAVFMICAFYFYPMIQALILSFKSGTGTNLQFVGLDNYKRLFSDATFLAAVKNTFIYLIVQVPIMIILGLFISVLLNDKTLKLKGVFRTLIFLPCVTSLVAYSVIFKYLFAVDGLVNTLLVKFHLVPQAINWLTDPFWAKITIIIAITWRWTGYNMIFYLSALQNVDNSIYEAAKIDGANGLQQFFRITIPMLKPIILFTSITSTIGTLQIFDEIMNITKGGPGNATSSISQYIYNLSFKYTPDFGYAATVSYVIVFFIVILAILQFKVAGDRND from the coding sequence ATGAAAAATAATGCCATTGGCTGGTCATTTATCATAGTGGCGGTATTCATGATTTGTGCGTTTTATTTTTACCCTATGATTCAAGCATTGATCTTATCTTTTAAATCTGGTACAGGTACGAACTTACAGTTTGTAGGACTAGATAATTATAAGCGACTGTTTTCTGATGCTACTTTTCTAGCAGCAGTAAAAAATACCTTCATTTATTTAATTGTTCAAGTACCAATCATGATTATATTAGGATTATTTATATCTGTGCTATTGAATGATAAAACGCTGAAATTAAAAGGTGTTTTCAGAACCTTGATTTTTTTACCTTGTGTTACTTCTCTTGTAGCTTATTCTGTTATATTTAAATATTTATTTGCAGTTGATGGTTTAGTAAATACATTATTAGTAAAGTTTCATCTTGTACCACAAGCAATCAATTGGTTGACAGATCCTTTTTGGGCAAAAATAACGATCATCATTGCCATTACTTGGCGTTGGACAGGTTATAATATGATATTTTATTTATCCGCACTACAGAATGTAGACAATTCCATTTACGAAGCAGCAAAAATTGATGGTGCTAATGGTTTACAACAATTCTTTAGAATAACGATCCCGATGTTGAAGCCAATTATATTATTTACTTCCATCACATCGACCATTGGGACACTCCAGATTTTTGATGAGATTATGAATATTACAAAAGGCGGTCCTGGTAATGCCACGTCCTCCATATCTCAATATATTTACAATCTTTCTTTTAAGTACACACCGGATTTTGGTTACGCAGCGACTGTATCTTATGTAATCGTATTCTTCATTGTAATTTTAGCAATTCTACAATTTAAAGTGGCAGGTGATCGAAATGACTAA
- a CDS encoding carbohydrate ABC transporter permease: MTNVKRIFVYIFLVIASVVSIFPFIWMIVSATNKSVDVTQGRLLPGSHFIKNLTNLLETVDIVPALLNSAKISITTTVLALLIASMAGYGFEIYKSKAKDMVFNILLLSMMIPFAALMVPLYRMFGSISQTMPAIGIDTLTSVVLPTMTTAFLIFFFRQSTKMFPREMIEAGRIDGLSEIGIFLRIFMPTMKTTYAAAAIITFMSSWNNYLWPLVVLQSPENQTIPLLISNLGSGYSPDFGVIMMAIVIATLPTALVFFLMQRHFVAGMMGSVK, from the coding sequence ATGACTAATGTAAAACGGATATTTGTATATATATTCCTGGTCATTGCATCAGTTGTTTCCATTTTTCCGTTTATATGGATGATTGTGAGTGCAACGAACAAATCAGTTGATGTAACACAAGGGAGATTATTACCAGGTAGCCATTTTATAAAAAATTTAACGAATCTCCTTGAAACAGTTGATATCGTACCGGCATTATTGAATTCAGCAAAAATATCGATTACAACAACGGTTTTAGCGCTTCTAATCGCATCCATGGCAGGATATGGATTTGAAATTTATAAAAGCAAAGCTAAAGATATGGTATTTAATATACTGCTGCTATCGATGATGATTCCATTTGCAGCATTGATGGTTCCTTTATATCGGATGTTCGGGTCCATTTCACAAACGATGCCAGCGATTGGTATTGACACATTGACATCAGTAGTGTTACCGACGATGACTACTGCATTTCTTATCTTCTTCTTTAGACAAAGCACAAAAATGTTTCCAAGAGAGATGATTGAAGCGGGGCGAATCGATGGCTTGAGTGAAATAGGAATCTTTCTACGTATCTTTATGCCGACGATGAAAACAACATATGCCGCGGCGGCAATTATTACATTTATGTCGAGTTGGAATAATTATTTATGGCCATTAGTAGTCTTGCAGTCACCAGAAAATCAAACAATACCATTACTCATATCTAATCTAGGGTCAGGTTATTCACCAGATTTTGGTGTGATTATGATGGCGATCGTTATAGCGACATTGCCGACAGCACTTGTATTCTTCCTGATGCAAAGACATTTTGTAGCTGGAATGATGGGGTCTGTAAAATAA
- a CDS encoding AAC(3) family N-acetyltransferase: MHTKNSLLDDLTNLSIDKKGTLLVHSSYKSIGDVAGRADTVLDALEKHMEDGLLVLPTHTWDSINADNPTFSVQDSSTCVGILTELFRKRDHVVRSAHPTHSVAAIGEDAIAFTSGDEKCDTPCARGSAWGKLLDRNAQIMLVGVDLKRNTYIHGIEEWADIPGRMTDSFEQLQSVLPDGTIVNVPSRRHSGLSWSEHFWKVDDILLNRGAMSIGTFGDAETRVCNARKLNDVLMDMLYDLPDLFSDNEPLDKKTIEYYSNK, from the coding sequence ATGCATACAAAAAATAGTTTACTTGATGATTTAACCAATCTATCCATTGATAAAAAGGGAACATTACTTGTACACTCTTCATACAAAAGTATTGGAGACGTAGCCGGCAGAGCTGATACTGTTCTAGATGCACTCGAAAAACATATGGAAGATGGATTACTTGTCCTTCCGACACATACATGGGATTCGATCAATGCTGACAATCCAACTTTTTCTGTGCAAGATTCTTCGACATGTGTTGGTATATTAACAGAACTGTTTCGGAAAAGAGATCATGTTGTTCGATCTGCTCATCCGACGCACTCCGTGGCAGCTATTGGTGAGGATGCTATTGCTTTTACATCTGGTGACGAAAAGTGCGACACACCATGTGCTCGCGGTTCTGCTTGGGGCAAGTTACTTGATCGGAATGCGCAAATCATGCTAGTTGGTGTCGATTTAAAAAGAAATACGTATATCCATGGGATTGAAGAATGGGCAGATATACCAGGACGAATGACGGATAGCTTCGAGCAACTACAATCTGTTTTGCCAGACGGTACAATAGTGAATGTACCTTCACGCCGACATAGCGGCTTATCTTGGTCCGAACATTTTTGGAAGGTGGATGACATCTTATTAAACCGTGGAGCAATGTCGATTGGTACATTCGGTGATGCTGAAACAAGAGTATGTAATGCGAGGAAACTTAACGATGTCTTAATGGATATGCTATATGATCTACCTGACTTATTTTCCGATAATGAACCACTCGATAAAAAAACAATTGAATATTATTCGAATAAATAA
- a CDS encoding ABC-2 transporter permease, with the protein MINLMKADMKSIKLFAFVTLIPAVFVIAFISTIFSTSIFYVGISLITLGLSFETFNKQTKDKIPTLIISLPVTRKEYITVKYVIVIPWFIIASITMTILILLFDRDFSFFSLKIWLITFALTIMFASLFFLINHFWKTATFPLFIFCITFTLSLNLPDKMSEFFSLINHWLIYLVSLLITVISYCTVLSRFKKTDIT; encoded by the coding sequence ATGATCAATCTAATGAAAGCTGATATGAAAAGCATCAAACTGTTTGCATTTGTAACGCTTATTCCGGCAGTGTTCGTCATTGCATTTATATCTACTATTTTTAGCACGAGCATTTTTTACGTAGGAATCTCCCTCATCACGCTCGGGCTTTCGTTTGAAACATTTAATAAGCAAACTAAAGATAAGATTCCGACGCTTATTATTAGCTTGCCTGTGACGAGAAAGGAATATATTACCGTAAAATATGTCATAGTCATCCCATGGTTTATCATAGCTTCTATTACTATGACTATATTGATCCTATTATTTGATAGAGACTTTAGCTTTTTCAGTTTAAAAATATGGTTGATCACTTTTGCTCTTACAATCATGTTCGCTTCATTATTCTTTTTAATCAATCATTTTTGGAAAACGGCTACATTCCCTTTATTCATTTTCTGTATTACCTTTACTCTCTCTCTCAATTTACCAGATAAAATGAGTGAATTCTTTTCATTAATAAATCATTGGCTAATCTACCTTGTCTCGTTGTTAATAACGGTTATTTCCTATTGTACTGTATTGTCTCGGTTCAAAAAGACTGATATCACTTAA